The Diadema setosum chromosome 8, eeDiaSeto1, whole genome shotgun sequence genome includes the window cggagtagcattttgtagccattttacaatataggtaaaaaatcaaggtcaaaggtcaaagaagtcaaaggtcaaattctgtgtagaagttttgaaagccctcacctagtgccatcacataaagcacacagaatcgaaatcgggttagaaatggcgaaggagtagcattttgtagcaaaatgtacaatacaggtcaaaaatcaaggttaaacgtcaaagaagtcaaaggtcaaaattctatgaagaagttttgaagcccttacgtattgccatcacataaagcaaacagaatcaaaatcgctttagaaatggtgaaggagtagcattttgagccaatgtacaatataggtcaaaaatcaaggtcaaaggtcaaagaaagtcaaaggtcaaaattctgtgtagaagtttgaagccctcacctagtgccatcacataaagtgagcggatcgaaatcgggttagaaatggcgaaggagtagcatttgtagcaaaatgtacaatacaggtcaaaaaatcaaggtcaaaggtcaaagaagtcaaaggtcaaaattctgtgtagaagtttgaagccctcaactagtgccatcacataaagcaaacggaatcgaaatcgggttagaaatggcgaaggagtagcattttgtagcaaaatgtacagtataggtcaaaggtcaaggtcaaaggtcacaactgaaattctgtgtagaagtttcaaagctcccacatatgctatcatataaagcaaacagaatcaaaattggctcataaatgacagagaagtagcaaattgaagattttgatcacacacggatacacggacacacggacggacacacggacggacacacacacggacacacacacgtacggagcccggtttcatagtcccctgctcgaactcgttcagCGGGGACAATTATTTGAAGAAAACCAAAAGCAACTAAAATCCAGTAGCAATTTCTTCACTGTCATCAATACATCATGTTACACAAGGTACAATTAAAATCCAGTTGAAAAATCAAGCTATGAAATAACTGAAGCAGTATCATTTTGCTTGTGCAAAAATGGTCTCGTTGATCCTGCTCTCAAGTGCATCCTGTGGAGTACAATGTAGACTTTGTAAACAAATAAGTGCATATACATGTGAGTGTGATACTGAGATAACAGTTCAAACAGTGTGTGAGGGGCGCTGATTTTATAATGCTGCTGCACTGTTCAGCTCATTGTTGCAACaaatttttcttcattaaaGCACTAGAAATTACTATTACCCATTTATTGGTAACACTGAGTATGCCACTataagatgaataaataaataaaaataaaaagccaTCAAAATAATTCCACAAAATGGCAGATTTCTACTTGGTGCCACAGATTACCAATAACTGCATCGTTTATTTTAAGGATTGGCAAGCCAATCAAACATCAATGGATCTAAGGAACCTTGACATGCCGCAGTATTAAGAGAGAAGCCAGCGTACCATCACAATCTGACGTACAGTCGGTAGAAAGCTTTGGTACTGGGCCGGTTTCAGCTGCATACTCGTCTTCACCACGTCAAAGGGTTGGTGACAGCTGAAGCAAGAACACCAGCCACAATGCCACAGCTGAAGTGAGCTGGAGCTGTCTCTGACTTGAGACTAGTGGGTGGGAAGAACAATGTGCCATAATAAGCACGTCACCATTTGTTTTCAATCCAATTTCTACCTTATACATTCATGTATCAGTGCATTTGCGGGAGGAAAATGTTAATCACTATTCCTACCTTACTGTGACCTCAGCATTGAGGGCAAGCAACATTTTAAGCTCTGTGGTTATTGGAAACCCACAGGAAACCCCTCGTACTAGACAGCATTTGTTtcatctgatttgatttgatttgattgcttGGTTCCTATATCATTGCTAGCATACAGTTACTTTAGATTaacccaaaacaaaaagtcATATGCCTAAATTTTGCGATAATGTTGCAGATGTTTACTTCCTAAAATTTACTGAGTAAAGCACAATGAAAACTCAAATTCATCTCGTATGCCACTATGTCTGTTATACTGTGTTGCATACAGATCTATCCATGCTTCATTCAATGTCCTGCACATGGGGTGGGGGGAAATCACACACAGCTACACCAGAACAGTGAACATatctcaccattttttttttctgaaacaagCCTCATATACCATTTCAGCCTCCCAGTACCAGGGCAACAGAACAACTTGACATCAAAAAGGCACCTGCAAATTGAGCAAGTGCCCATCTCACTCTAGAGTGATGACAGTAAGGTTTACCTGATGACGTAAGCAGCTTGGCCTGAGAGTAGAAGGCCAGGTAAAGGCCAGAGAAAGGGGCATCACGCAGCAACGTAGCCAGCAATCCACTATACAGACCTGGAAGAGGACAAACAATGTACACTGAAAATTGGCTAGAAATGACCAAGAAAGTGACGCCTTGCACGGCATGAACACAGAGCTCTCAaggcaatcccccccccccccccccccccccgcactgCCCTGGTATGGTCTGAAAGGTATCCCCTTGCCCTAGTAGAGGTCACATGGACAGCACCTCAACCAGTATAACAAtgttctacatgtatatcactgCCATCTTTTCAAGTGATAGCactacaaacaaatacataGTGTGTCAACAGCAAGGCAGACCTTGCAAATCTTACTGTGCATctttcatctgaatttcatttaACATGACGAAACAAAATCAGTAAAGCAAATGGTTCACTTCATATATTTAGGTTTATATTACATTAAGTAGATTGATCAATGTCAAGAAGACTGTATTATTGTAAAACATGCAAGTCGGCAGGTAGGCTTAACTGGCAAGCACACATACTGGTACAAATTGTACCTACCTGTCATCCtgctttaaccctaacttacctgggggggaCCATAATCCCTCGATGAATTCCGTGACCATTCCCGCGCGCAAATTGGTTTGACCGCGCCGTTCACTGACTTTTTAATTTCAAGTCTCGCGCGACTTTGTCgcgcccgggcataccgttccgaagccacgccccttcaaaaaacTTTCGTCAACCCCACAATTGCTCAAAatcgtgattttgtgtacaaagtcaatacagattgtgttttttcaattaattcatataaagattcatatttttaattctaatggctgaaatcaatttattttagaataattatgctaaaaaaagtgtgtgtgacaaattctgctgaaaaaacaaaaacaaaagtttgaaaaaacaaagaaatacataaagaattgataaaacaatgaaaaacataagaaattaattttgatactgaaattttttttacgcacaaatgtttggaatgtcactaggaatatttacaccaaaaaccagcattccataagcttttataagccaattacagacgaaaatgatttttttgcatatatttgcataattaattgatttaaaatagaaaatgcaaattttttgaaaatttaactaaacagtcttgtagattacatccggctttatgttcatgcaaaattttgcggcgatcgcgcgatcaatggccgagatctcaaggtggggccataatgccccccaaccccccccccccgaatacACGCTcgctaaatagcccaggtaagaGCATCTACTTCTCACTTAATACATTCTTACATTCTTACAGGCAGACTTGTACTTTATTTTGTTGCTCATTCTACACAATCTTGTTCAATCGGCATTTGTTTTAGATCACCTTAGCATACAAGACTGATCTACACAGCATTTATTTGACCTGATATTCTTAGATAAGAAGTCATGGTATGCTATAAGCAATCAACTACTGGTATAAAATAGATTATGTTTATTAAATTCAAGTAGAAAGATGAATTTCTCAcctttgaatccttcttgattGCGAATTGTTCTCAGAGCCCCAGCTACACTCTTGTATCTGTAAGATTTACTCTGAAAGGCAAAAATTTTCTATTAAACTGATGATGTTCCCTCTGCTGTTGTGTCTCTGCAAGTAGTATATAAACCTCCATTTACTTTGAAAATAAATACTTTCaattaataaaaaagaaaaaacccaaAGTCTTCGATAATATGCTACATATAATCAAACTGCTCCTAAATGTGCAAATGAGATTAATGAACTTGtctaacccattgaggacgatttgattttgttacgacacccatttcccatagacacttgcccgaatactgtaaaaccaggaatgttggcgtgcattttaatttcgcgaatgccaagattcgcgaaattaaaatgcacacaaaagttcttgtctacattatatgcattgaatgtcagtggcaattcgcgaaaatttcatgtcacaaaaaaaaggctgtcagctccaattcgcgaaaatgtcatgccgcgaatatatcatgttttacagtataatcgggacttgtcctcaacggacTTTGTTTATGCATCGATGGACCaatcgaaagaaaaaagattgcTTCCTCTTGGGATTACACACCTTAATCATGTCCAGATATTGTTCTGTCCAACAACATACTTGGTGAGATCTAACTTGACAATAGCTCAATTTCATGATATTGACAAAATTGACAATAATTGTACTGGAAAAAAAGCTGTCCCCTTTTTCTCACTTTGATAATTTCCTGTACTTCCCCCATTGAAAAAGGTTTTGAATGATTAGAAGTCAATGTGACAATTGAAAtaagacatacattgtagcatCAAATGTTGGGGAAAAAGACAGTGACAATGAATAGGAATCAGGATCACATAGCAAAATCACAGTAGTTTGCAGATAactattacattgtattatgtcTATACACAACTCAATTGGTGCCTGCATCAACCATTCCCAATCTGTTTGAATATCGCATTATAttaacatattatgtaaaatacAGCAATACATGGCAAGCACAATATGACGAACACAGTTTATTGTCTTCACAATGCAGCACAGTCAGTTGCAATTTGTTTTAATACACAGACcaagaaatcaaaataattcTGACTTGATATTTGGATACATGTCGACCACATGAGAGGTTTAATTTACTGTAGAGGGAAAGAAATAAAGTATGGGCCTCAGCAATGTTTTGGTGTGAAACGTCAGACAGATATATGAAGACCTCTTGACTTCAGTGAAAAGACGTAATTAAAAGTGAAGTGGTTTGGGCACGTCACATGATCATCTGGACTGGCCAAGACTATCCTACAAGGAGCAATTACAAGGAGGGAGACGAAGAGGCAGACATGCAAAGGAAACAATGAAAAGACAACATCAAGGGTTGACTGGCCCAGACTGGACTACTAGTACTGTAGCATACCGCAAAAAGCTGGAGACCATGAAGAATGGAAGGAGCAGGTTGTAAAATCTGTGGTAGAGCCCCAATGTTAGCCAAACCATGGGATAAGTGAAGGTGTATAAAATGACCTTCCTGAACACCAGACCTGCAATAGGGCCTAAAGCTATAGTATCAGTGACACCAACATCCTCAAAAAAATTGCCAATAattggctgtgtgtgtgtatattgtaATGTTTACATGATAGCACCAAGTTTTGAAAGGTACCATTGCTAAGAATTTTTTCAATCATCAGGGCCCAGGTGCTAAATATGTGTGAAGGATGAGTGGAAATTCGTTGGGAATGCACATCATCTCAGCGAAAGAATTTGCAAGCTCGGACAATCATTCTAAACCTGAATTAACAGCCGTATTGCACTGACAGAGCACAACACCAGACACAGCACAGCAACACATCCACCAAATCTGAAACATGAGGGATATGCTACATAGCATGCGAGACATGTACACCATGCACTCGCTGCTTCAGAATAGACACGTAGGGGTAGCAAATATCAAGCAAACCTCATATCTCGTCTTGACAACTGTGAATGGCAAGAGCGCTGTTCCCACAAGAACCCTTGCTAGACCACCAGAAATCAGGCCTTGGGCAGCAGTCAATTCTTGCCATCTGAAattcaataacaacaacaaagaaaaaagagaatacACAAGGGAAGGTTCCCAATGAGAGTCTAAAGTTTAAAATATCTTCACTTCAAAAGCTGAACAGATTTCTTGAAAAAATGTACCCCATTTAATAGAGAATAATGAAAGTACTAAAACTACATTGTAAAGATATAAATCATAACAATGCCACTTCAAGAAGGTGACAAAGTTTCATGCAAActaaagcaacaagaacaaagaaGCCAAAGAATATAAACCTCTGAAATTGTTGCTTTTAGATATGGAGTAATGTCTTCATGATACAAAGATGTGCTGtacaagtggaaatttttgtgttgtttaaATTTTCGCatatttcacgcaaccagaaactagcacaaaactaaaagcacattaatattatttttgcttgcaatacatctgtatgttccagtagttcatgtcttgatttcgcaatacagttgaacctctcgtatccggacaagtcgggaccggggctcatccggataagggatttggccggatacgggagactcaatgctttatacatgtacatatacatacacacacatgtactgatgtagcccattgtagtaccacatgtagtaatgtgtatactgcaactgcatttggggatgtttggggatgttaaaatgtctgaaggtaagcaatttggaaggaaatttgatgtaacaTGTATGtcaatcatgttggaagtaatatgtaattcatgtgtgtttgtgtaggagttctcacgGAGTTGGGAATTCCCCTTTCCTCCCACATggctttattaaaaaaaaaaaaaaaaaaaaatcacggcgagattgcgtccgtataatagagagatccggataaagggaggccggataatagaggctCAACTGTATTAAAAACGtgcgaaactcatcttacctAGTGGAGCGCAAAGAATTATATGAAAATggccacttttacagtaagtaaAATCTCTACAGTTAATCTTCATCCAACACAATTCAGGGGCAACATCCTCAACGGTATTCCAAATTCAAAGTTGAAAAATTGATTATGCATGAAATGTTGATGTTTGATGGGGCATTATCTTATGATCAGACTTACCCAAGCTGGTCTTGAATGGTGTGCAGTGATAGGAAATAGAGTCCTACCCCAGGTACAGTCCGTGCAAGAGACTGCATAACAGAAACATATCACAATGCAATGAGGTTAGTATACTGTACTGCACTTCTCCATGTGCATAATTTTGGTAGCTTTAGTTTGCTTGCTTTTTGCCTGTTTTTCTAAATCACCACTTTTACTAAGTTACCGGTACAACGTATTTTAAAAAGATTCAATTGCACTGCAGACTACACAAGCTTCATAAACCTTGTGCAATGTAATAATCATTTATCAAcctaataaaatgaaataaaatgctaCAAAATATGAGTGACTACATAGGTGTGTGCAGAAACAGTGAAAaagcatttttcatttttccccataaaaaaaaagaaagaaatttagtggaaaattcaataaaaagatTGATGGAAAGAATCAACATTGGGCAACATTTCAGTGGTCAACTAAACATACTGTAGTTTGAGTCAAGTGGGATAACTTTTATGCTTGCCTGCATGCACACCAATAATTTCACACCTCAAACAATGCATGTTATATTGTGACAATTATTGACAATGAAGTGTGATTCAGAGCCCTGTGCTTCCTACAAACAGCATCATGAAGGTACATAAGAATGAGGCTGAAACTGAATATATCTTACAGGGGACAGACCCCTCCACAGTCCAGTCACTTTCTCCTTCCTGACCACAGAAAATGTGGTCGAAATGAGCCCCTTTGCAGGAGAGGACGCCCGGAAGCCAGGCGCGGAAGGAATGGCTCGAGCCGCCTGGATGCGGGTTTTCAGCAGGTCCAGAGGTTGGAGCAAGACACAGGAGCAGGTCCCACTTATGGTCCCACTGATGAAGGACTTCACTGATGGATTCTAAGGAACAGGTGGAGAAGTAATAGAGATGAACAGCACCAGAAAATTGAGATACTAATGGAAGAAATTATGTTAACCCCAGCTGCCCAAGTACCGGTACTGTGTATCAATTTATGCGACAAATATGCAGGTTCAGTTAATAAAGTAATTATAATGACCAATGACCAGGCTAGTAATACAAGGAGTTCCTGCAATAAAATTGTGCATGCTTGTCTAAACTTATTTGTAATACCACAGGGATTGTGTGCACACTATGTATATCTTATCTTCTAGTTGGACTGATGCTgaaagacaagaacaaaaatgatcattgaatgtgtgtgtttgtgcatgctTGTGTCCACACACATGCttcagtatttaaaaaaaagacaaaaaaaaacaaaaacaaaaaagactaattaagatgggggggggggggtggctggaTGGCAGGAAAACCTGTTATTTAGTAACAAGGATTCTGACAGAAAACCTTACCATACAAATTCCTCATTAATATACATGCATCATAGCATGGCATTTGGCACATCCAGCACAGACTGTCTGATAGAATTAAGACATCTTTTGGAGACATTATTCAACTGAAGGAATTAACCtcttccatactgaattctgaaatctccatagacttaatacacaggccaccaggttcccatagGAAACAGGTTAATCTGTACTGGCATTTAGTAGGCTGAGAATCAGAAGGGTGTAATTGCCTTCTAAGATTTAAgcttaaatgaaaacaaaccaaTTAATTCTCGTGAAATAACATGTTTATTTATAAAAATCAAATGTGAGTAAATttatatgtacagtatacaatgtacattgttcCAAATTTTGGGTGAAATAGTACCATTGTGGTtttgattttaacacttcaCTGAAAATTAAAGTAATTTAAAATTGAAAAGATAATGTAGAGGAGATTGAGGTCTAAAAAGTGATACCCATACtccctcacccctcccccccccccccccaaaaaaaaagtgtgatcaACAGCCTCCTGGTTCTCAGCCAACAACAGGCATATTGCCTGTACATCTCATTTAAACATGACACTATTAAAACAATCAAGCTCATAAATCAACCAGGTATTCAACATCTCACTTACCCCACGGTTCCCTGTAAATGTTAATGTTTTGATTTCTCCATGTGTCCATATCATCGGTATAATCATTCTAAGTTATACAGTCAAACCCGTCTAACCGCCACCACTTGACAGGTGGCGGTTGGGGCGGGTTGGACTTATTTGGATTCTTAGCAAAATTTCTGACCAATGATCATCGATGGTGTGTGCATGGGTGGGAGGGGCCATAGGAGGAGTGCACATGGTATATGATTCACCACCTACATCTAAAGCTGAAGAAAGTAATGATAGATCATCTCTCTCTCCATCATTTGAGTGGCTACACGATGCTTTAGTGAACATCTGCCTCCAAATGTCTGGGTCTGGTAGTCGAAGGAGGTAGATGGAATCAACCATCAATTTCACCTGTTAAGtgataaaaaaacaatcaatcaGTGACAACTATACTATATTAGATATATCCTGTCAAACTCATACTCAAGACTATGACACTGAATTTCCTTTccttcattttcaacatagACTGTTCCTTAAGGCTTACTCAAGGTGTTATcactttttaaaatttcacCATGGCATGGGTAATATAATAGGCATTTTATAGTCAAATTTAAGATTTTACATGTACCGGGGAGGCGGTAGCTTATCTTCACCATTTGTGaacctgcaccacaaaaccaacacaaaGTTGCCACGcctggatttttagttaagggcagactCTGAAAGAGCCGCTCTCTTTAAGCTTTACAAATGATTTGTATAAATTTAACTCaagtcaaatggactctcctaacctatctcaAGGCTAGAGTTCTATATGTACCCCcctaaaattgaaaaaaaaaaaaagatatgaagacaATATTTCTATAGTCATGAGCAATAGATTCTAGCCTAACCGTTACAAGTAAATAGTGATAGAAATCAACAAAAAGctataaaaatgtaataatacTGAAAATTTACTCACCGATTTTATTTTACGTCGGTGGGACAAAACGAGGTGTCGAGGATGTACAGCAGTAACAGTACATCTACTAACACTATGGAAACAGTAGATCTACTAACAGTTAACGTTAGAACTCAATAAAAGGTGAAACTAAGTCATGCTCTAACTGCTAGTATCAGTATCAACACCGTGTTTCCAAATTCTATTCTATCATAAAATTTATCTAACGCCAAATTTCAAAGCAGAAGCCACTAGCATCATCGCTATCCGATAGCCACCAGCACAGCCCATCTGTAGAATTAAATGGATACGCCTACTGTCACATCTCTCATTTGCATTATCTGTGTCAGTGACTGCTTAAACGCTTATCAGCAAACAAGTAGTATGAGCTGAGATGATGACAGTCTTCATACAAAACTTACACAAATGTGAGCCTACGGGACTACAATCATCGTCGCTATAGGATGAGCACACTCCGTCAGCCAGCGCCATCCGACACGTACACGCGTACAATTAAATTTAGACTCGTGACGCGAGTTTTACTCGTGACACGATTAGTTCCACCTCCTTGACGATGATACAAAAGTCCACAGAGCTAACATGTTAGAGTTATGATCATAGCCGTAGCTTGTTTTCTACTTCGGTGATCTCCACCGGTCCTGACCTCGGTAGAATGATCTCTGGTGGGTACATGGTATACGCACGCTGTATTGCCATTCGCTAACAAATTGGCCAGCAGGACCGGACGCAACCAGGGGCGCGGCGCGGCAAGCAGAAGTAGCGAGGATCGGGGGAGGCACGGCGGGGGCGCACCCTTTTTCT containing:
- the LOC140232098 gene encoding mitochondrial glycine transporter B-like, producing the protein MVDSIYLLRLPDPDIWRQMFTKASCSHSNDGERDDLSLLSSALDNPSVKSFISGTISGTCSCVLLQPLDLLKTRIQAARAIPSAPGFRASSPAKGLISTTFSVVRKEKVTGLWRGLSPSLARTVPGVGLYFLSLHTIQDQLGWQELTAAQGLISGGLARVLVGTALLPFTVVKTRYESKSYRYKSVAGALRTIRNQEGFKGLYSGLLATLLRDAPFSGLYLAFYSQAKLLTSSGH